The following are encoded in a window of Amaranthus tricolor cultivar Red isolate AtriRed21 chromosome 2, ASM2621246v1, whole genome shotgun sequence genomic DNA:
- the LOC130805390 gene encoding transcription factor MYB17-like, translated as MRKPTSCSIKWCDNINNKKKGAWSPEEDQKLIDFLSNNNGHHVKWKSLPMHAGINRCGKSCRLRWQNYLRPDIKRGPFSKHESNIVIQLQGLLGNRWAAIAERLPGRTDNDVKNHYNSYLKKHKTANQIELKTITPESRTSRHMVQWESIRLETEARLSFSFQTPSEFYTTNSDKFLYLWNTEVGESFRNGRASKTNWASNSPEACSGVTGQVGPIIRNEQQKSTYCGPADSGDCSDKAMNMLLDSPTID; from the exons ATGAGAAAACCAACAAGTTGTTCCATAAAATGGtgtgataatattaataataagaagaaaggGGCTTGGAGTCCAGAAGAAGATCAAAAACTTATTGATTTTCTAAGTAACAACAATGGTCATCATGTTAAATGGAAATCCCTTCCTATGCATGCAG GGATAAATCGATGTGGAAAAAGTTGTCGTCTTCGATGGCAAAACTATCTAAGGCCGGACATAAAACGAGGTCCTTTCAGTAAGCACGAATCAAACATCGTAATTCAACTTCAAGGTCTTCTTGGTAATAG GTGGGCCGCAATAGCAGAAAGGCTACCAGGAAGAACCGACAATGACGTAAAGAATCACTATAATAGTTACTTGAAAAAACACAAAACCGCAAACCAAATCGAACTAAAAACTATAACACCCGAGTCGCGCACATCCCGACATATGGTTCAATGGGAAAGTATCCGATTAGAGACTGAGGCTCGACTATCATTTTCCTTCCAAACCCCTTCAGAATTCTATACAACCAACTCCGATAAGTTTCTATACTTGTGGAACACTGAGGTAGGTGAATCCTTCAGAAATGGGCGGGCCTCGAAAACTAATTGGGCCTCAAATTCTCCAGAAGCCTGCTCGGGGGTAACAGGCCAAGTTGGGCCCATAATTAGAAATGAGCAGCAGAAAAGTACATACTGTGGGCCTGCTGATTCTGGGGATTGTTCAGATAAAGCAATGAATATGTTGCTGGATTCGCCAACAATTGATTAG
- the LOC130806218 gene encoding remorin-like, with the protein MATEEAKKVETESPAPPATPPQESPEIPPVTVEEKTVVPTTVEESHEPEKTPVSVEKVTESSAEKPKDEKPPKEKPKEENIVEEKLSEGSVGRDAELARVETQKRMSLISAWEESEKSKAENKAHKKVAAIEAWENSKKASVEAELKRIEEKLEKKKAEYAEKMKNKVAMIHKEAEEKKALVEAKRAEDVLKAEEAAAKYRTTGKPPKKLLGLF; encoded by the exons ATGGCAACAGAGGAAGCCAAGAAGGTGGAGACCGAATCACCTGCGCCGCCGGCAACTCCGCCGCAAGAATCACCGGAAATTCCACCGGTTACTGTTGAAGAGAAAACAGTCGTTCCCACAACTGTGGAAGAATCCCATGAACCAGAAAAAACTCCTGTTTCTGTTGAAA AGGTTACAGAATCTTCTGCGGAGAAGCCTAAGGACGAAAAACCTCCAAAGGAGAAGCCTAAGGAGGAAAATATTGTAGAAGAAAAACTTTCCGAGGGTTCAGTCGGAAGAG ATGCTGAACTTGCTCGAGTTGAAACCCAGAAGAGAATGTCACTCATCAGTGCTTGGGAAGAAAGTGAGAAGTCCAAAGCTGAAAACAA GGCACACAAAAAAGTTGCTGCTATAGAAGCATGGGAGAACAGCAAGAAAGCATCTGTTGAAGCAGAGCTGAAGAGAATTGAG GAAAAGCTAGAGAAAAAGAAAGCGGAATATGCagaaaaaatgaagaacaaagtaGCAATGATTCACAAAGAAGCCGAAGAAAAGAAGGCATTAGTTGAAGCCAAACGTGCTGAAGATGTTCTGAAAGCAGAAGAAGCAGCTGCTAAATACCGTACCACAGGAAAACCTCCTAAGAAACTTCTTGGTTTGTTCTAG
- the LOC130806631 gene encoding transmembrane ascorbate ferrireductase 1, with product MAGIVKATPLTFVVHALAVVSAVMVLIWCIHYRGGLAWEATDKSLIFNIHPVLMLIGFIILGGEAIISYKSLPLKKDVKKIIHLVLHAIALILGIIGVWAAFKFHNESGILNLYSLHSWLGIGTISLYGIQWIYGFVVFFYPGGNTSIRSESLPWHVLFGIFVYALAIATAAIGFLEKLTFLQNGGLDKFGSEAFLVNFTAIATILFGAFVLLTVYAQKDQEEEDYAGSYSAI from the exons ATGGCGGGAATAGTAAAGGCAACTCCATTGACGTTTGTGGTACACGCGCTTGCAGTAGTGAGTGCAGTTATGGTATTGATCTGGTGTATTCATTACAGAGGTGGTTTAGCCTGGGAAGCTACTGATAAAAGTCTCATCTTCAAC ATTCACCCTGTTCTGATGTTAATCGGTTTCATCATACTTGGGGGTGAAG CAATTATAAGCTACAAATCTCTGCCCTTGAAGAAAGATGTGAAGAAAATAATTCATTTAGTGTTGCATGCTATTGCACTAATTCTTGGTATAATCGGAGTATGGGCTGCTTTCAAGTTCCACAATGAGAGTGGAATCCTTAACTTGTACAGTTTACATTCTTGGCTTGGTATCGGCACCATCAGCCTCTACGGCATTCAA TGGATATATGGATTTGTAGTATTCTTCTACCCAGGAGGAAACACTTCCATTAGAAGCGAATCCCTTCCATGGCATGTTTTGTTTGGGATCTTTGTATATGCATTAGCCATTGCTACTGCAGCAATTGGATTCTTGGAGAAGCTCACATTCCTTCAAAATGGAGGCCTCGACAAATTCGGTTCCGAAGCTTTTCTTGTTAACTTCACTGCCATTGCCACTATCCTTTTTGGTGCCTTTGTTTTGTTGACTGTTTATGCTCAGAAAGATCAGGAAGAAGAAGACTATGCAGGTAGTTATTCTGCTATTTGA